One Pyrus communis chromosome 4, drPyrComm1.1, whole genome shotgun sequence genomic region harbors:
- the LOC137731524 gene encoding vacuolar-sorting protein BRO1-like, whose amino-acid sequence MASSASGTATNVMLAIFEKKTTQIDLYRPLRNYIAFNYSEREAQNLEDDLQTVKQLRSDVERQPDPSLTTRRDLLQNYFKALCLVETRFPISPDKDHINNVIFVWHDAFKNKQKASQQNIHLEKAAVLFNLGAVYSQIGLSYDRATVDGRRQASHAFIAAAGAFAFLRDNAATKASIGSSTTVDLSVECAGMLERLMLAQAQECVFENTIAKGSTPGVCAKISRQVGLYYEEALATCNAPPLNQHFDRAWISHMQLKAALFYAEACYRYGLELHEKEEIAEEIARLKSGISALSEAKKNTKGAAAQILDAISKLEVNLNRNLERAVKENDRVYLMRVPSPGSLPPVPAFSMVKPLAMSEVLDASKEKMFASLVPDSSAKALSRYTEMVDDIIRTQAEKLQQASELTRVRLKEMDLPESILALEGNFTLPTDLKEDVEAVQICGGPAGLEAELQQLRDLKRVNQEILIHIEELLQKEAREDAQFRSQFGTRWTRPQSSTLTKNLQDRLNRFAGNLKQAADSDARIERSVREHSALMSILDRRPIESALPTLARPIMSLDASEDAILGALKQSLRQLETLGAQRAGLEDMLKEMKRKDDILPKLMTSTGSYEDLFRKEISKYDSISEDIAHNIEAQEQLLLQIQAQNDEFAAIFNLEDYKASREKCYKQIQAAIAKFREIKENINEGLKFYVTLQDAITNVKQQCSDFVMTRNIQCKEMIEDVHKQMAGLSFQDTKTTGAYDNNYPSVGHQAQRSGSQQPTDPRPQTPPYYHPPEQPAMAGYSHPPPYGSTQQMPSPYHVPPQPSSPYAPQAGSPYPPPQAGSPYPPPHTQQQPPANHDYGQPAYPGWRGPYYNAHAQQPGSHPRPPYTIPGQYRPPQQGGYYSQQ is encoded by the exons GCGAAGCCCAGAACCTGGAAGACGACCTCCAAACCGTCAAACAGCTTCGCTCCGACGTCGAGCGCCAACCCGACCCATCTCTCACCACCCGCCGCGACCTCCTCCAAAATTACTTTAAAGCCCTCTGCCTCGTCGAGACACGCTTCCCCATCTCGCCGGACAAGGATCACATCAACAACGTCATCTTCGTCTGGCACGACGCCTTCAAGAACAAGCAGAAGGCTTCCCAGCAGAACATCCACCTGGAAAAGGCCGCCGTTTTGTTCAATTTGGGGGCCGTGTACAGTCAGATTGGGCTCTCCTACGATCGCGCGACCGTCGACGGTCGACGGCAGGCGTCGCACGCGTTTATTGCGGCGGCTGGGGCATTCGCATTTCTGAGGGACAATGCGGCGACCAAGGCGTCGATTGGGAGCTCCACGACGGTGGATTTGTCGGTGGAGTGCGCTGGGATGCTGGAGAGGCTGATGCTGGCTCAGGCCCAAGAGTGCGTCTTTGAGAATACGATTGCCAAAGGGAGCACGCCAGGTGTTTGCGCCAAGATCTCGAGGCAG GTTGGGCTGTATTACGAGGAAGCTTTAGCGACATGTAATGCTCCGCCCTTGAACCAGCATTTTGACAGGGCCTGGATATCACACATGCAGTTAAAGGCAGCTCTCTTTTATGCAGAAGCTTGCTATAGGTATGGTCTAGAGTTGCATGAGAAAGAAGAGATTGCAGAAGAAATTGCACGGTTAAAGAGTGGGATCAGTGCTTTGTCTGAGGCTAAGAAAAACACAAAGGGGGCTGCTGCACAGATTCTGGACGCAATTAGCAAGTTAGAGGTCAATCTGAATCGTAACCTGGAGAGGGCTGTGAAGGAGAATGATAGAGTTTATCTCATGAGGGTTCCTTCCCCTGGTTCCTTACCACCTGTTCCGGCATTTTCTATGGTGAAGCCTTTGGCAATGAGCGAGGTCCTGGATGCAAGCAAGGAGAAGATGTTTGCCAGTCTTGTTCCAGACAGTAGTGCAAAAGCTCTTTCCAGGTACACTGAAATGGTTGATGACATTATCAGAACACAAGCAGAAAAGTTACAACAAGCCAGTGAACTGACCAGAGTAAGGCTCAAGGAAATGGACCTACCAGAGTCTATTCTTGCCTTGGAAGGGAATTTTACTCTTCCTACAGATCTTAAAGAAGATGTGGAGGCAGTGCAGATATGTGGAGGCCCTGCTGGTTTGGAAGCTGAGTTACAGCAGCTTAGGGATTTGAAAAGGGTAAACCAGGAAATTTTGATACATATTGAGGAACTCTTGCAGAAAGAGGCCAGAGAAGATGCTCAGTTTAGAAGCCAATTTGGAACCCGGTGGACAAGGCCACAGTCAAGTACTCTGACAAAGAACTTACAGGATAGGCTAAATAGGTTTGCAGGCAACTTGAAGCAAGCTGCAGATAGTGATGCTCGGATTGAGCGCTCGGTCCGAGAACATTCAGCTCTCATGTCAATCCTTGATCGTCGTCCA ATTGAATCTGCCCTTCCAACTCTGGCTAGGCCAATAATGTCTTTGGATGCCAGTGAAGATGCTATTTTGGGGGCCCTGAAGCAGAGCTTG AGGCAACTGGAAACCCTTGGTGCTCAACGAGCTGGTCTTGAAGACATGCTTAAAGAGATGAAAAGAAAG GATGATATACTTCCTAAGTTGATGACGTCAACCGGCTCCTATGAGGATCTTTTCAGGAAGGAGATATCTAAATATGATAGTATAAGTGAAGACATTGCCCATAATATTGAGGCACAAGAACAATTATTGCTGCAAATCCAG gcccaaaatgatgagtttgctGCAATCTTCAATCTAGAAGATTATAAAG CTTCTCGTGAGAAATGTTACAAGCAGATTCAAGCAGCCATAGCAAAGTTCCGCGAAATTAAGGAGAACATAAATGAGGGCTTAAAGTTCTATGTTACTCTTCAG GATGCAATAACGAATGTAAAGCAGCAGTGCAGTGACTTTGTGATGACTAGAAACATCCAGTGCAAGGAAATGATTGAAGATGTGCACAAACAAATGGCAGGCCTCAGTTTCCAGGATACTAAAACCACAGGTGCATACGACAACAACTATCCTTCTGTGGGACATCAAGCTCAGAGATCTGGTTCACAACAGCCAACAGATCCTCGTCCTCAAACACCACCGTACTACCATCCTCCTGAGCAGCCAGCAATGGCTGGATATTCTCACCCTCCCCCTTATGGCTCAACACAGCAGATGCCATCTCCTTACCATGTGCCACCTCAACCTAGTAGTCCATACGCTCCTCAAGCTGGTAGTCCATACCCACCTCCGCAAGCTGGTAGTCCGTACCCACCTCCACACACCCAGCAACAGCCACCTGCAAACCATGACTATGGTCAACCTGCTTATCCAGGGTGGAGGGGTCCATACTACAATGCCCATGCACAACAACCTGGATCGCACCCTCGTCCTCCTTACACCATTCCAGGTCAATACCGTCCTCCGCAACAGGGTGGTTACTATAGCCAACAATAA